Proteins from a single region of Nocardiopsis dassonvillei subsp. dassonvillei DSM 43111:
- a CDS encoding DNA-processing protein DprA, whose translation MNTDTTEESGGTVRDAEDEADARARACLTAVAPPGDLWLGAMLAEHGAERVWALLAAGAHPPPVPVEAGEDGPGPEAQTLLERRWARWGAAARAVDPDGLLGDSAAAGIRFVAPRDPEWPGRLDELDLPGGRRSHGLWVRGAGDLRHLCLRSVAVVGARSATPYGEHVAAEMAYELAERAVVVVSGGAYGIDGAAHRAAQAHGGTVVVLACGLDVDYPRGHAGLFADVARTGVLVSERPVGATPRAPDFLVRNRLIAALTPGTVVVEAGRRSGALNTASHAAELNRALMAVPGPVTSAMSVGCHLLLRDWNASCVTCADDVVAQVSALGELPPESGPLRVSAELDQDSARVLAAVPRSGAGPAVIAVASGTRLERTLRSLGMLAAAGLVERCPSGWRLPQ comes from the coding sequence GTGAACACGGACACGACGGAGGAGAGCGGGGGGACGGTGCGGGACGCGGAGGACGAGGCGGACGCGCGGGCGCGGGCCTGCCTGACAGCGGTGGCCCCGCCGGGGGACCTGTGGCTGGGGGCGATGCTCGCCGAGCACGGCGCGGAACGGGTGTGGGCGCTGCTGGCGGCGGGGGCGCACCCGCCGCCGGTGCCTGTCGAAGCCGGGGAGGACGGCCCGGGACCGGAGGCGCAGACCCTTCTGGAACGCAGGTGGGCGCGGTGGGGCGCCGCGGCGCGGGCGGTGGACCCCGACGGGCTGCTCGGCGACTCGGCGGCGGCCGGCATCCGCTTCGTGGCCCCGCGGGACCCCGAGTGGCCGGGCCGCCTCGACGAACTGGACCTGCCCGGAGGGCGGCGCTCGCACGGACTGTGGGTACGCGGCGCGGGGGACCTGCGTCACCTGTGCCTGCGCTCGGTGGCCGTGGTGGGCGCGCGCTCGGCCACGCCCTACGGGGAGCACGTGGCGGCGGAGATGGCCTACGAGCTGGCCGAGCGCGCGGTCGTGGTGGTCTCCGGCGGCGCCTACGGGATCGACGGGGCCGCGCACCGGGCGGCCCAGGCCCACGGCGGCACGGTCGTGGTGCTGGCCTGCGGGCTGGACGTGGACTACCCGCGCGGGCACGCGGGCCTGTTCGCCGACGTCGCCCGCACCGGGGTGCTGGTGAGCGAGCGGCCGGTGGGCGCCACCCCGCGCGCACCGGACTTCCTCGTACGCAACCGGCTGATCGCCGCGCTCACCCCGGGCACGGTGGTGGTGGAGGCCGGACGGCGTAGCGGTGCCCTCAACACCGCCTCGCACGCGGCCGAGCTCAACCGGGCGCTGATGGCGGTCCCCGGCCCGGTCACCTCGGCGATGTCGGTGGGCTGCCACCTGCTGCTCCGAGACTGGAACGCGAGCTGCGTCACCTGCGCGGACGACGTCGTCGCCCAGGTGAGCGCGCTGGGTGAGCTGCCGCCGGAGTCCGGGCCGCTGCGGGTGTCGGCCGAGCTCGACCAGGACAGCGCCCGCGTCCTGGCGGCGGTGCCCAGGTCCGGCGCCGGGCCCGCGGTGATCGCCGTGGCCAGCGGGACCCGTCTGGAGAGGACCCTGCGCTCCCTGGGGATGCTGGCCGCGGCCGGACTGGTGGAGCGCTGTCCGTCGGGCTGGCGGCTGCCGCAGTGA
- a CDS encoding YifB family Mg chelatase-like AAA ATPase, translating into MTLARTRCIALLGVQGHIVEVEVHLGGGDFGVTLVGLPDAALREARDRIRAAVVNSGEEWPSGQIVISLSPASLPKSGSLFDLAIAAAVLAAAGSVPVERLEDSVLIAELGLDGRARPVLGVLPAVVSAAEQGYRRFVVARGNAAEARLVPGAEVTAVDSLMDLCQWLRGEYFPEAHEAEAVPRPREPRGQGPDLSDVLGQPVARRAVEIAAAGGHNLMMLGPPGTGKSLLAERLPTVLPPLSPAEALEATAIHSVAGMLPPGAPLVTAPPFAAPHHTSTRASIIGGGSGYPTPGWVSKAHRGVLFVDEAPQFGRGVLDSLREPLERGEVVLARASSTVTFPARFQLVMAANPCPCAKPGALCTCPAGERRRYFSRLSGPLLDRIDLKVELQPVSRAELLADRAFAESSEVVAARVEKARARAAERLAHTPWTTNAAIPGAQLRREFPVETAALRVLGRAMDLGQISARGVDRALRVAWTLADLADRDRPGEEEAAYAFALWAGRAW; encoded by the coding sequence ATGACGCTCGCCCGCACCCGCTGCATCGCCCTGCTGGGCGTCCAGGGGCACATCGTCGAGGTGGAGGTGCACCTGGGCGGCGGCGACTTCGGGGTGACCCTGGTGGGGCTGCCCGACGCCGCGCTCCGCGAGGCCAGGGACCGCATCCGCGCCGCCGTCGTCAACAGCGGCGAGGAGTGGCCCAGCGGCCAGATCGTCATCAGCCTGTCCCCGGCCAGCCTGCCCAAGTCCGGGAGCCTGTTCGACCTGGCCATCGCCGCCGCCGTCCTCGCCGCGGCGGGCTCGGTGCCGGTGGAGCGGCTGGAGGACAGCGTCCTCATCGCGGAACTCGGCCTGGACGGCCGGGCACGGCCGGTGCTGGGGGTCCTCCCGGCGGTCGTGTCGGCCGCCGAGCAGGGCTACCGCAGGTTCGTCGTCGCGCGGGGGAACGCCGCCGAGGCCCGGCTGGTGCCCGGCGCCGAGGTGACGGCGGTGGACAGCCTGATGGACCTGTGCCAGTGGCTGCGCGGGGAGTACTTTCCCGAGGCGCACGAGGCGGAGGCCGTGCCCCGTCCCCGGGAGCCGCGCGGCCAGGGGCCCGACCTGTCCGACGTCCTGGGGCAGCCGGTGGCCCGCCGCGCGGTGGAGATCGCCGCGGCCGGCGGCCACAACCTCATGATGCTGGGGCCTCCCGGCACCGGCAAGAGCCTGCTCGCCGAACGCCTGCCCACCGTGCTGCCCCCGCTCAGCCCCGCCGAGGCGCTGGAGGCCACCGCGATCCACTCGGTGGCGGGCATGCTGCCGCCCGGCGCGCCCCTGGTCACCGCGCCCCCCTTCGCGGCTCCGCACCACACCTCCACCCGGGCCTCGATCATCGGCGGGGGCAGCGGCTACCCCACGCCCGGCTGGGTGTCCAAGGCCCACCGCGGCGTGCTCTTCGTCGACGAGGCCCCGCAGTTCGGGCGCGGGGTGCTGGACTCCCTGCGCGAACCCCTGGAGCGCGGCGAGGTGGTCCTGGCCCGCGCCTCCTCGACGGTGACCTTCCCGGCCCGCTTCCAGCTGGTGATGGCCGCCAACCCCTGCCCCTGCGCCAAACCCGGCGCCCTGTGCACCTGCCCCGCCGGTGAGCGGCGCCGCTACTTCTCCCGCCTGTCCGGGCCCCTGCTGGACCGGATCGACCTCAAGGTGGAGCTGCAACCGGTGTCGAGGGCCGAGCTGCTCGCCGACCGCGCCTTCGCCGAGTCCTCCGAGGTGGTGGCCGCCCGGGTGGAGAAGGCCCGCGCCCGCGCCGCCGAGCGGCTGGCGCACACGCCCTGGACCACCAACGCGGCCATCCCCGGGGCGCAGCTGCGCCGGGAGTTCCCGGTGGAGACCGCCGCGCTGCGGGTGCTGGGCAGAGCGATGGACCTCGGACAGATCAGCGCCCGGGGGGTGGACCGCGCCCTGCGGGTCGCCTGGACCCTGGCCGACCTCGCCGACCGGGACCGCCCCGGCGAGGAGGAGGCGGCCTACGCCTTCGCGCTCTGGGCGGGGCGCGCGTGGTGA
- a CDS encoding DUF2469 domain-containing protein: MSSEDLEKYEAEMELQLYREYRDVVGLFSYVVETERRFYLTNHVDLQPRSTENGEMYFEVVMEDAWVWDMYRPARFVRNVRVVTFKDVNVEEITKADLEMPPAEGSGQS; this comes from the coding sequence ATGAGTTCTGAGGACCTGGAGAAGTACGAGGCCGAGATGGAGCTCCAGCTCTATCGCGAGTACCGCGACGTCGTCGGTCTGTTCAGCTACGTGGTGGAGACCGAACGGCGGTTCTACCTCACCAACCACGTCGACCTCCAGCCGCGTTCGACCGAGAACGGGGAGATGTACTTCGAGGTCGTGATGGAGGACGCCTGGGTCTGGGACATGTACCGTCCGGCCAGGTTCGTCCGCAACGTCCGCGTGGTGACGTTCAAGGACGTCAACGTCGAGGAGATCACCAAGGCCGACCTGGAGATGCCGCCCGCAGAGGGGAGCGGGCAGAGCTGA
- a CDS encoding YraN family protein, producing the protein MDRWAEYRRTLGGRGEDLAAAFLRRAGMRVVARNWRIPDGEIDIVARDGPVLVVAEVKTRTSVRHGHPVEAITPDKRRRLRRLGHAWAVRHRVPAHPLRVDGVCVLISGGRVFVSHERGMA; encoded by the coding sequence TTGGACCGGTGGGCCGAGTACCGAAGGACGCTGGGCGGCCGCGGCGAGGACCTCGCCGCGGCCTTCCTCCGACGCGCCGGGATGCGGGTGGTCGCCCGCAACTGGCGCATCCCCGACGGGGAGATCGACATCGTCGCCCGGGACGGCCCCGTCCTGGTCGTCGCGGAGGTCAAGACCCGTACCTCCGTCCGGCACGGGCACCCGGTGGAGGCCATCACCCCCGACAAGAGGCGCCGCCTGCGCCGCCTCGGACACGCCTGGGCGGTCCGGCACCGGGTGCCCGCCCACCCCCTGCGTGTGGACGGCGTCTGCGTCCTGATCAGCGGCGGGCGCGTGTTCGTCTCCCATGAGCGGGGGATGGCATGA
- a CDS encoding RidA family protein, with protein sequence MTKPYSDALVADGPLLFVSGQTPEGPGGEVAGDIGGQTRQIFRNLEAVLSRHGADLGHLVKLTYYLRHISDLEEFRSALLECLPDGHLPAASLVEVSGLVDPTHLVEVEGVACLPSGR encoded by the coding sequence ATGACCAAACCCTACAGTGACGCCCTGGTGGCGGACGGGCCGCTGTTGTTCGTCTCCGGACAGACCCCCGAGGGGCCCGGGGGAGAGGTCGCCGGGGACATCGGGGGGCAGACGCGCCAGATCTTCCGCAACCTGGAGGCCGTCCTGTCCCGCCACGGCGCGGATCTGGGCCACCTGGTCAAGCTCACCTACTACCTGCGCCACATCTCCGACCTGGAGGAGTTCCGCTCCGCCCTGCTGGAGTGCCTGCCCGACGGGCACCTGCCCGCCGCCTCCCTGGTGGAGGTGAGCGGACTGGTCGACCCCACCCACCTCGTGGAGGTCGAGGGGGTCGCCTGTCTGCCCTCCGGGAGGTAG